One stretch of Hymenobacter chitinivorans DSM 11115 DNA includes these proteins:
- a CDS encoding DUF3050 domain-containing protein has protein sequence MTTVDPIHTLQQQLSSTREQLVAHNVYQGIQSLDDLRVFMQHHVFAVWDFMSLLKSLQRDLTCVTVPWVPRGNPATRRLINEIVLEEETDVDQHGRPVSHFELYMRAMDECGADTQPIRKLLDALSVGESVEMALLHAGVPYAVQQFVLSTFNVINSGKSHAVAAAFTFGREDVIPDMFRHLVADLSQRFPGQLETFIYYLNRHIQLDEEVHTPLAEQMVRELCGSTEQSWEECREVATRCMQARVALWDGIRQAMSSVVPVSTVS, from the coding sequence ATGACCACCGTCGATCCAATTCACACCTTGCAGCAGCAGCTGTCTTCCACCCGGGAGCAGTTGGTGGCCCACAACGTGTACCAAGGCATTCAGAGCCTCGACGACCTGCGCGTGTTCATGCAGCACCACGTCTTTGCCGTCTGGGACTTTATGTCGCTGCTCAAAAGCCTGCAGCGCGACCTGACCTGCGTGACGGTACCCTGGGTGCCGCGCGGTAATCCCGCTACCCGCCGGTTGATCAACGAAATCGTGCTGGAAGAAGAAACCGACGTGGATCAGCACGGCCGCCCCGTCAGCCACTTCGAGCTCTACATGCGCGCCATGGACGAGTGTGGGGCCGACACCCAGCCCATCCGTAAGCTGCTCGACGCGCTGTCGGTGGGGGAGTCGGTGGAAATGGCCCTGCTGCACGCGGGCGTGCCCTACGCCGTGCAGCAGTTCGTGCTCAGCACCTTCAACGTCATCAACTCGGGTAAGTCGCACGCGGTGGCCGCGGCCTTTACCTTCGGCCGCGAGGACGTGATTCCCGACATGTTTCGTCACCTGGTGGCTGATTTAAGCCAGCGCTTTCCCGGCCAGCTCGAAACGTTCATTTACTACCTCAACCGCCACATTCAGCTCGACGAGGAAGTGCACACGCCCCTGGCCGAGCAGATGGTGCGCGAGCTGTGCGGCAGCACCGAGCAAAGCTGGGAAGAGTGCCGCGAAGTAGCTACCCGCTGCATGCAGGCCCGGGTGGCGCTGTGGGACGGAATCCGGCAGGCCATGAGCTCCGTCGTACCAGTTTCGACGGTAAGCTAA
- the metG gene encoding methionine--tRNA ligase, which produces MSLDPQRYTVTAALPYANGPVHIGHLAGVYLPADIYVRYLRAAGRDVKFICGSDEHGVPITIRAQKEGVTPQQVVDKYHAIIRDSFAEFGVSFDIYSRTSSKTHSEVASGFFKKLYEEGKFIEQTSQQYYDEKAEQFLADRYIVGTCPNCGNENAYGDQCEKCGSSLSPTELISPRSMLSGNQPVLRETKHWYLPLDQYEPWLREWIVEGHKADWKTNVYGQCKSWIDQGLQPRAVTRDLDWGVPVPVEGAEGKVLYVWFDAPIGYISATKDLLPDTWETYWKDSGSKLVHFIGKDNIVFHCIIFPAMLKAHGDYILPDNVPANEFLNLEGDKISTSRNWAVWLHEYLLDFPGKADVLRYALCANAPETKDNDFTWKDFQARNNNELVANLGNFVNRAVVLTHKFFAGKVPTIGGDLQPIDLEALAQLAEFPQRIGELIDNYRFRDALAELMNLTRVGNKYLAETEPWKLIKTDEARTGTVLHVALQIAAGLVTLMEPFLPASAEKLGEMLRVEKGSWQTAGRPNTLQAGHEIGAAALLFDKIEDATVEAQVQKLLDTKKANELANAVAAPAKEDVSFDDFSRMDLRVGTVVAAEKVAKTKKLLKLTVDTGLDQRTIVSGIAEHFIPEALIGQQVLVLLNLAPREIKGIQSQGMLLLAENADGALQLMQPGQHVRPGSHVA; this is translated from the coding sequence ATGTCTCTTGATCCTCAGCGCTATACCGTCACGGCGGCCCTGCCCTACGCCAATGGTCCCGTGCACATCGGGCACTTGGCCGGCGTGTATCTGCCGGCGGATATCTACGTTCGTTACCTGCGCGCCGCCGGCCGCGACGTCAAGTTTATCTGCGGCTCCGACGAGCACGGCGTCCCGATTACCATCCGGGCCCAGAAAGAGGGCGTTACGCCCCAGCAGGTCGTGGATAAATACCACGCCATCATCCGCGACTCTTTCGCCGAGTTCGGCGTCTCGTTCGATATCTATTCGCGCACTTCCTCCAAAACCCACAGCGAAGTAGCCAGCGGCTTTTTCAAAAAGCTCTACGAGGAAGGCAAGTTCATCGAACAGACCTCCCAGCAGTACTACGACGAGAAAGCCGAGCAATTCCTGGCCGACCGCTACATCGTGGGCACCTGCCCCAACTGCGGCAACGAAAACGCCTACGGCGACCAGTGCGAGAAGTGCGGCTCTTCGCTGAGCCCCACCGAGCTGATTTCACCCCGCTCCATGCTCAGCGGCAACCAGCCCGTGCTGCGCGAAACCAAGCACTGGTATCTGCCCCTCGACCAGTACGAACCCTGGTTGCGCGAGTGGATTGTGGAAGGCCACAAAGCCGACTGGAAAACCAACGTCTACGGGCAGTGCAAATCCTGGATTGACCAAGGCCTGCAGCCCCGCGCCGTAACGCGCGACCTGGACTGGGGCGTGCCCGTGCCGGTGGAAGGTGCCGAAGGTAAGGTGCTCTACGTGTGGTTCGACGCGCCCATTGGCTACATCTCGGCCACCAAAGATCTGCTGCCCGACACCTGGGAAACCTACTGGAAAGACAGCGGCAGCAAGCTGGTGCACTTCATTGGCAAGGACAACATCGTGTTCCACTGCATCATCTTCCCGGCGATGCTCAAGGCCCACGGCGACTATATCCTGCCCGACAACGTGCCGGCCAACGAGTTCCTGAACCTGGAAGGCGACAAAATCAGCACCTCCCGCAACTGGGCCGTGTGGCTGCACGAGTATTTGCTTGATTTCCCTGGTAAAGCCGATGTGCTGCGCTACGCCCTCTGCGCCAACGCCCCCGAAACCAAGGACAACGACTTCACCTGGAAGGATTTTCAGGCTCGCAACAACAACGAGCTGGTGGCCAACCTGGGCAACTTCGTGAACCGGGCCGTGGTGCTGACGCACAAGTTTTTCGCCGGCAAAGTGCCCACCATCGGCGGCGACCTACAGCCCATCGACCTGGAAGCCCTGGCCCAGCTGGCCGAATTTCCGCAGCGCATCGGGGAGCTGATTGACAACTACCGTTTCCGCGACGCGCTGGCGGAGCTGATGAACCTAACCCGCGTTGGCAATAAGTATCTGGCCGAAACCGAACCCTGGAAGCTGATCAAAACCGACGAGGCCCGCACCGGCACCGTGCTGCACGTGGCCCTGCAGATTGCCGCCGGCCTGGTGACGCTCATGGAGCCTTTCCTGCCCGCTTCAGCCGAGAAATTGGGCGAGATGCTGCGGGTAGAAAAAGGCAGCTGGCAAACGGCCGGCCGCCCCAATACGCTACAGGCCGGCCACGAAATCGGCGCTGCCGCCCTGCTCTTCGACAAGATTGAGGACGCCACCGTGGAGGCCCAGGTGCAGAAGCTGCTCGATACCAAAAAAGCCAACGAACTGGCCAACGCCGTAGCTGCCCCCGCCAAGGAAGACGTGAGCTTCGACGATTTCAGCCGCATGGATCTGCGCGTGGGCACGGTGGTAGCCGCCGAAAAAGTGGCCAAAACCAAAAAGCTGCTCAAGCTCACCGTGGATACCGGCCTCGACCAGCGCACCATCGTTAGCGGCATTGCCGAGCACTTTATCCCCGAAGCCCTAATTGGGCAGCAGGTCTTGGTGCTGCTGAACCTGGCGCCGCGCGAAATCAAAGGCATCCAGAGCCAGGGCATGCTGCTGCTGGCCGAAAACGCCGACGGTGCCCTGCAACTCATGCAGCCCGGCCAGCACGTACGCCCCGGCAGCCACGTAGCGTAA
- the pth gene encoding aminoacyl-tRNA hydrolase, producing MKFLVMALGNIGPEYADTRHNIGFMVADFLAAKHDAKFELKRHAFVTEIKHKGKTLVLVKPTTYMNLSGKAALHYLTSEKIPKENMVVVTDDLALPYGKLRLKGKGSAGGHNGLKHIQETLGTDEYARLRFGVDANFPKGRQVDYVLNPFSADEKIDLPLHVEKAAEAILSFATIGLERTMNVVNTR from the coding sequence ATGAAGTTTCTCGTTATGGCCCTGGGCAACATTGGGCCCGAATATGCCGACACCCGCCACAACATCGGCTTTATGGTGGCCGACTTTTTGGCCGCCAAACACGACGCCAAATTTGAGCTTAAGCGCCACGCCTTCGTCACCGAAATCAAGCATAAGGGCAAAACGCTAGTTTTGGTGAAGCCCACGACCTACATGAACCTGAGCGGCAAAGCGGCCCTGCACTACCTGACGAGCGAGAAGATTCCGAAGGAAAACATGGTCGTGGTAACCGACGATCTGGCCCTGCCCTACGGCAAGCTGCGGCTGAAAGGCAAGGGCTCGGCCGGCGGACACAACGGCCTGAAGCACATTCAGGAAACCCTCGGCACCGACGAATACGCCCGCCTGCGCTTCGGCGTGGATGCTAACTTCCCCAAAGGCCGGCAAGTGGATTACGTGCTGAACCCGTTTTCAGCCGACGAAAAAATCGACCTGCCCCTGCACGTCGAAAAGGCTGCCGAGGCTATCCTCTCCTTCGCCACCATCGGTTTGGAACGCACGATGAACGTGGTAAACACTCGATAA
- a CDS encoding 50S ribosomal protein L25/general stress protein Ctc: MKSLEIVGFKRANLGKKDAKALRLDSYVPCVLYGGNEQVHFSAPAILFRELLYTPDVHVVDVNVEGTVYRAIVQDAQFHPVNEMLLHVDFLLLQPGKEVKMEIPVKFVGVSPGVLAGGKLVSKLRKLKVKALPENLPDYVEVNISDLELGKSIKVSKVEAQGYTILTNGAAPIATVTIPRALKGQMAGDR; this comes from the coding sequence ATGAAAAGCCTCGAGATTGTAGGGTTTAAAAGAGCGAATCTCGGTAAGAAGGATGCGAAAGCACTGCGTCTTGACTCGTATGTTCCGTGCGTATTGTACGGTGGCAACGAGCAGGTGCACTTCTCGGCTCCGGCCATCCTCTTCCGCGAATTGCTGTACACCCCCGACGTACACGTTGTTGACGTGAACGTAGAGGGCACCGTATACCGCGCCATCGTGCAGGACGCTCAGTTCCACCCCGTGAACGAAATGCTGCTGCACGTTGACTTCCTGTTGCTGCAGCCCGGCAAGGAAGTGAAGATGGAAATTCCCGTGAAGTTCGTCGGCGTTTCGCCCGGCGTACTGGCCGGTGGTAAGCTGGTGAGCAAGCTGCGTAAGCTGAAGGTGAAGGCTCTGCCCGAAAACCTGCCCGACTACGTAGAAGTGAACATCTCGGACCTCGAGCTGGGCAAGTCCATCAAGGTAAGCAAGGTAGAAGCCCAGGGCTATACCATCCTGACCAACGGTGCGGCCCCCATTGCTACCGTAACCATCCCACGTGCCCTGAAAGGCCAGATGGCCGGCGACCGTTAA